Below is a window of Tsuneonella deserti DNA.
CGCGTTTTCACCGACAAGGCCACTGGCACGAACATAGCCAGGGCGGGACTTACCGACATGCTAGAGTTCGTGCGCGAAGGCGACACACTGGTTGTGGTTCGCCTCGACCGCTTCGCGCGATCGCTGTCAGACCTCTATGCGATGCTAGAGCACCTGACGCGTCAAGGTGTTGCGTTCCACTGCCTTCGCCAGTCCATCGACACCTCTACCAGCACCGGCAAACTCACGCTGGCGATCCTGGGAGCGGTCGCGGAATTCGAGAACGACTTACGTCGCGAACGCCAGCGCGAGGGCATCGACCGCGCGAGGGAGCGCGGCGTCTATAAGGGCCGTAAGCGCACGGTGGACAATGGGGAAGTACGTCGGCTGCACAGCGAAGGGGCCAAGCCTACCGCCATTGCCAGCGCGCTCGGCATCAGCCGCACGAGCGTTTACCGTGCGCTAAGCTGATGGAAGACCCGGCATCGTGGGGCCACCACTCGCATATGACAGCACGAAAGTAAGGGGCCGACCTTTCGGCCAGCCCCCCCTTGGTTCAATCACTCGAATTCAGTTTCCACACGAGCCAACGCCTCTATGATTTGGTCATAAAGGTGTTCGGCGTCACCGTCCCGAGGCTTCCGGCCGAGTCTGCGGAAATACATCACCGCAGCCGTGTAGATCATCTCTTCCTCGGTCATTGGCCAGCGGTGCCCCTGCCCGCGTCTAACAGGGCCTGTAGGGCTGCTAGCTGCGCACGACGCTTAGGAGACATTTCGCCCCCCATAACCGCCTCGTAAGGTGGATCGTCACGCTCCCTGATTGCTGGGGGCAACTCAGGGTCGGAGGAATCCACCAACCAAAGTCGGTCCACCGCAGAAAGAGCGTCGCACTCCTTCCAGGCACGCTTGATGTCCTCATCGAGCGAACTTTGGATGGCATCCGCTCGGATCATGCATTCGACTATCTCGGCTTCCAACCGAGCGATTTTTCGACGGAGGGTATTGATCCGCTCTGGCGCTGTGCGTTTGTCCTTAGCTGCGAGCGCTCGCCAGTCCTTGTAGCGGTGAATGCCAGCGGACCATTGAGTGGTAGCAGCACAAGCCGCATACCCACTTTGCACCGCAACGGCGCAGAGGTTTTCATACTCGGACTCATAAACGCCGAACGCAACGGCTCCTAGTAACTCGAACATTTGCTCAGCCGACAGCAAGCCCCGCGAGTAGTCGGCCAGCTCCCGAACTAGCTGCCCCACTTGGTGGTGCTTCGTTTCAGTTAGTGCCATGCGCCTCACTCCAAAGAGTGAGCTGGGGCCGAAGCCCCAGCTCAATTATGCCTCGACAGTGCTCTTGGAGCGCGACCGGGACAGCTTTGGAGGAAGCGGCACCTCCATGTAACGCGGATCGTTCCGTACCTCTTGAACGAGCTGCTGATCGACAGGCCGGAGTTCCTCTTCCAGCATCCCGATCACCGTGTTGTGCACCGCCAATCGCTTGAAGAGGTCTTTCGAGTGTTCCTCAAACGCTTCGACTGCACCTTTACGCAAGGACGACAGCGACCTCAGCACCATGTCATTATTAGTGCTGATAAGCCCACGAATGACCCACTCCTTGCGATCGCCGTCCCAGCTTGCTGCCAAGCTGATAAGGTCGCCGCTGTCGGACTTTGGGTCGATTTCGTGGAAGGACGGAGCGGTGATCGTTCCTAGGTCCTTGCCGTTGAGGAACCACTTGAGCGCCTTGTCAGTCTCAACCTTCTCCTCGTCGACCTCCTTGTATTTGTCGCGGTCGGCGAGTTCGGCGGCTTTCAGCTTGGTGTGGACCCTTTGAGAGCTTGGGTCCGTCCAAGTGAACCTGTCCAACTCCGTTGCGATGTCTTCCTGCTTCCAGCCCTTGTCCCGCATGAGACGAAGGATGTTGCCGAACTTCCATGCACTTTTGTTAGGCTTCGTTCCGTGCTTCGTCGCGGTGCGGAACAGTGCTCGGACAATCGGGCCAAACTCATTCTGCCCTTTGCGTGCAGCGGTGATGCTGTAGCTGTTGAGCAGTTGAGCCAGAACTTCGGGCACCGCCAGCAGCGCTGACGCGATGCCGTAGGCTTCCGCAAGGAGCACGTAGTTGCGAGCGTGTGTGCTCGCTTCCAACGCGGTCCTCGAAGACTTCTTATCAGCCTTCTCTGACGACAAGGCGGTCTTGAAACCGCCGTGGTAGGCAGCAACAGCGGTCAGAGCTTCTTCTAGTGTTTTTATCTGCATGGTAATCCACTCCGTAGCAGTAGCCTGCTACACGCCCGATCCGGCCTATGCCGGTGGGTTACCGCGACAGGAATCGAACCTGACTACCTTGCGGTAGAACCAACGCGGTAAAGTGGACGGCCAACTTCAACGTGAAGCTGCCGCCACATGTAATGTGGACGCGAGTAGATGCAGAGATATCAAAGAGCCGCTGGGCTTACGGGAATTACCGCTCACCCACGACCGTCCTAGGCCAGTTTTCTGGTCCGTCCAGCGATATTAGCGGTCAACGGTTTATAGTGACGAAGCCGTCACTATAACGCGCTGAGAAGGACTCTTGCGTTTACCTATTGCGACTTAAGGTTTAGGGTTTTGCGCAGCAAAACCTGAGGGAAGAGCCGGATATCCGCTTCACTATTAGTGGCGGCGAGCCGAGCGTGAGATAGATGAAGGAAACTCGACCAGAGCGTCCTTTACTTTTTCGATTGACGCTACTCCCGACAGAACACTTCGCGGAAGCAGGTGGCCAGATAACGGTCGGCGATAATCACCCTCATCTCGTTTGAGTCTTCACCGAGGCCTTTATACTTATAGAGCATCGGTTCGTCGTCGCATGGCCAATTCGCAAATGGCCACAAGCCAGCCGTATCGGCCACGGGCTTTTCAATCCCGTCGAGGACGCGGTTGCAGAAGATGTCTACGATATCGAGTGCGCCACGGCTTATCTCGCGCACCTTTTCCAGTGAGGTCGCCCCGCTTGTGTCGGCGCGAAAACTGAAAATCGCCCCATCGCTCCGAGTTTCGAGGTATTCCGCGGCAACCTCTGATCCTGAAACCATCCATCGTCCTCCGGGGTAAGCGTCGCAGTCACAGATGAGCCGCAACTCCAACGGGACGGTGTGATAATTGGGATGGCGACAATTGCGACCTCCGCAGGGCCACGCCGTCAAAGGCGTGCGGTGATCTCAGGCTTGGTAGCTGGAGTGAATTTGAGTTGCAAAGCGCTCCCTGCATGCTTGGGCGTAGAGCCCATCTTGCTGGCGTGATCTAAGTTTGTTCCAACTAGGCCGTCGCAGCAGCTGCTCGATTGAGTACCGGGGGGAAGCATGAATTTTCGGACAAGCACGCCGATCACGTCGGGAGCCATTCCGAGACCTGGAAAGATCTCCCTGCCGGTGAAGCCGCTGCATCCGGCAATTTCTAGCGGCGCTAGCGTCGCTCTGGCACCACCTCGCGTACGAACGGGTCTATCCCGCTTGCCTCCTTCTTGAGGCGCGTCCATTCGGCCTTGAAGATACTTCGCGCCTTGGTCCGAAGTGCCAAATCTGCGACTTGAGATGCTTTTTCATCATAGCGGTCCATGGCCGACAACAAGGCGAAATGCTCATCCTCATCGTGGTTTAGCCGCATCTCAACGCGAGCTCGCAGCATCAAAAGCCTAGTCCTCAAGAGGCGTTCTTCCGCTGGGAGATGATCAGACGCTGCGCCTAGATCACGGTGGAGATTCTCTAAACCCTTGAGCTGCGACCGGACCGAAATGAACTCAGCCACATCGTCTCGGATTGCGTCTATCCATTTCTGGCGATTTGCGCTCACCACGGCTGCACGCGAGGTTCGAGCGCCTGTATTCACCATCGCCCGGATCGTGTCGGTCGCGTTGCGTCGGTTTACGAGAACGGCACCCCAGGCGCCGCCCGCTGCGAGCAAGGCTATACCGGCGGATACGGCGGCGATGATGGTAGCCATCGCTCGGCACTATCAGTCGAGGTAAACAGTGCAAACGTTTGTCGCCGCCCGCCTGCGGTTCTTATACCGCCGTTTCTCATTTTGAATGGGGGACAACCTAGTCGCAATCATGGAGGAGGCTGAGTAGCAGGAGCGAATTCCACACGGTCCTTGAGCTTGGCGCCTGCCGGCGAAAGGAGTCCGCTCCATTGAACCGGATGATGGGTAAGGACTGTCTTAACAAAGGCGGTGCCAATCCCTGTCCGTTCCAATCGGCGTCCACATGGATCGTGCGGGACTTTGAGGATGCAAGATTTCCGACGGCCTTCGAATAAACTTCCCAGACAGCATAGACGTCGCCGCCGGGACCGACTGCCACCAAGCGATAGCAGAATGGGTATCCCTCTTTCAGGGCGGCTCTGTGCTGAGAATCAGGCCACGCGCCTTCCGCCGAAGCCGTGGTAAGTGCGTCCGCCACGTCGAACCATCCGACTATCTTGAAGTCGAACAACATCCCAGCCGCAATAAATTGCCGTTGCTCGGCTGGGCTGCCGCCTCCGCAGCTCGTTCAGCGTCGCCCACAAACTTTCTGGGGGGCAGCGGAGGAATGTTCGGAACGCTCATGGTCGGCGATTAGGCAACGTGAGCCGTCCATGGAAGGAGGTTAAGGCTTGGGCACGTATCGGCGCATGCATTTGCCGAGGCCAGTGGTGACGAGGGGTGTCGCGTCCGCTTTCCACCCCTGAAGCGGACATCCGCTAAGGTAATTGAGACCTCGTCCTTTTGTCCAGCCTGAGCTACGGCGGCAGCGTGAGCGTGGTGCGTTGCCCGCTACAAACGGAGCAGGTTGTGCCCGCCGGCAGCCGCGATCTCGAGCGCGCGCTTGGCGGTTTCCTGCCCCTTCACTTGCTTCAGGTCGGGCCCGAAGCCAGGCTCAGCGACTTCACCCGGGGGCGGCTCGGGCAGACGCTGCGTACCTTTCAGATGATTGAGAAGGCTGACAAGATCGGGCGCGGCGAGCACCGGCACTCCGCTCGCCCAGCGCGCCTCGCTCCCCTGCGCGGCAGGACAGATCAGGCCGGCCTCCTGCTCGCTGGCATGGATCGCGGCGAGAAGCACGCCGGGGGAGGGCGCGATTCGGCCGTCGAGTGCCAGTTCGCCCACTGCCACCCAGTCACCGAGCTGCTCGGCATCGGTCACGCCCATGGCCGCCAGCAGCGCCAGCGCGATCGGCAAGTCGTAGTGGCTGCCTTCTTTCGGCAGGTCGGCGGGCGACAGGTTGATGGTGATCCGCTTGGGCGGAAGCGACAGGCCCATCGCCGAAAGCGCCGCCTGCACCCGCTCCTTGCTCTCGCCGACTGCCTTGTCCGGCAGGCCGACGAGGTTGAAGCGCGGAAGGCCGGGCGCGACCTGGCATTGCACCTCGACGGCGCGCGCCTCCAGACCGAGATAGGCTACCGTCCTGACCAGTGCGACCACGAAACCCCCTGCAAACAGCGGCTTGTGGCGACATTCGTTAGGCGAGTCGAGTGGCGGGGGCAGGCGTGGTGAACGAATTCGCAAGCATGTCGCTTGGGAAATCGGCAAGCCACACGGGTGCACGATCGGCACATGCGCCGCGCCGCCGCCCTGTCCGCAAGCATTTTCGCTGTGCTCGCCGTGCCCGCATCCGCACAGGGGCGGACAGTCACCACCATCGTCGAGGAATGGGTCGAGGTGGACGCGGGCGCGGAGCGGCTGTTGCCGGCCGGTCCGTCAGGGGTCATGGCAGGGCCGGCCTACGGGCCGTTCCGGGTAATCGACGAGAGGCGCGCCGCGCTGGTCGATGCGACGGATGCGTTTTCTCCGGCTCAATTCAAGGCGATGTTGCGCGAGCATCCCGGGATCGCCGCGATCGAGATGATCGAGTGTCCCGGTACCGACGACGATACCGCCAATCTGCAGCTCGGGCGCATGATCCGCGCCGCCGGCATTGCCACCCATGTTCCGGCTCGCGGATCGGTGCGCTCGGGCGCGGTCGAACTGTTCCTGGCCGGAAGCTCCCGCGTCATCGACGACGGGGCCGAGTTCGCGGTCCATGCATGGCAGGACAGCGACGGGCTGGAACCCGGAGACTTTGCCGCCGACTCGGCGGTCAACCGCGCCTATGTCGATTATTATCGCGAGATGGGGCTTGCCCGGCCGCAAGCCTTTTACGACATGACCAACGCGGTGCCCAACGATACCGCTCTCTGGCTGACGGCGCAGGACATGCGTGCGTGGCTGGGCGAGGGGCGGGATGGGGACGTGACTGTCGCCGCGCCAACCGCCGCGCTAACCGCCGCGCCCACCATCGCCTATCTTGACTTGGGGGCCAGGCTCCCCTAGTCGCGCGCCCTGTCAGGCGGTCGCCCCAACTCCAGCATTGGGCGGCGGCCCCTTTTTTGTTTTATAGCATCCGAGGTTCCGATGAAGCGGACGTTCCAGCCCAGCAATCTCGTGCGCGCCCGCCGCCACGGTTTCTTCGCCCGCAAGGCTACTCCCGGTGGCCGCAAGGTCCTGCGCGCCCGCCGCGCCCGCGGCCGCAAGAAGCTCTGCGCCTGATTTTCTGGCGCCTCGGGCGCCGGTGGCTGCCTGAGCAGCCTTGGCTCCAGGCCTAACCGACCG
It encodes the following:
- a CDS encoding recombinase family protein, producing the protein MIVGYARVSTSDQNLAVQLAELEAHGCERVFTDKATGTNIARAGLTDMLEFVREGDTLVVVRLDRFARSLSDLYAMLEHLTRQGVAFHCLRQSIDTSTSTGKLTLAILGAVAEFENDLRRERQREGIDRARERGVYKGRKRTVDNGEVRRLHSEGAKPTAIASALGISRTSVYRALS
- a CDS encoding alpha/beta hydrolase, giving the protein MRRAAALSASIFAVLAVPASAQGRTVTTIVEEWVEVDAGAERLLPAGPSGVMAGPAYGPFRVIDERRAALVDATDAFSPAQFKAMLREHPGIAAIEMIECPGTDDDTANLQLGRMIRAAGIATHVPARGSVRSGAVELFLAGSSRVIDDGAEFAVHAWQDSDGLEPGDFAADSAVNRAYVDYYREMGLARPQAFYDMTNAVPNDTALWLTAQDMRAWLGEGRDGDVTVAAPTAALTAAPTIAYLDLGARLP
- the rpmH gene encoding 50S ribosomal protein L34 → MKRTFQPSNLVRARRHGFFARKATPGGRKVLRARRARGRKKLCA